The Cupriavidus necator N-1 DNA window GGTGGCAGCGCAGGCGCCGCTCTGGGCGGTGCAGCACCAGGTACGCCGAGCAGCGCGGGCAGCCCGACAGCCAGCCGCAGCTGTCGCAGGCAATCACCGGCGCGTAGCCGCGGCGGTTCAGGAACAGCAGGCTCTGCTCGCCGCGCGCCAGGCGCGCGTCGATGGCTTCCAGCAGCGGCACCGACAAGCCTTCGAACAGCGTGCGCTGGCGCTGGCGCTCGTGGTTCAGGTCGACCAGGCGCACCGTCGGCAGGGTCGCTTCGGCCTGGGCGCGCTCGCGCAGCACCAGCTTGCGGTAAGTGCCCTGCCCGGCCCGCCACCAGGTCTCCATCGACGGCGTGGCCGAACCCAGCACCACGGCAATGCCGCGCTGCTTGGCGCGCCACACCGCCAGGTCGCGCGCGGAGTAGCGCAGCCCTTCCTGCTGCTTGTAGGAGGTGTCGTGTTCCTCGTCGACCACGATCAGCGCCAGCGCCGGCAGCGACGCCATCACCGCCATGCGCGTGCCCAGCACGATGCGGGCCTCGCCGCGGTGGGCGGCCAGCCACTGCAGGCTGCGCTCCTGGTCGGCCAGGCCGCTGTGCAGCACCGCCAGCGGCAGGTGCGGGAAGCGCGCCGCGATGCGAGCCTGCAACTGCGGGGTCAGGTTGATTTCGGGCACCAGCATCAGCACCTGGGCCTGGGTGTCGCGTTCGAGCACCGCCTGCATCGCATGCAGGTAGACCTCGGTCTTGCCGCTGCCGGTCACCCCGTGCAGCAGGAACGGCGCAAAGCCTTCGGCCTCGGCAATGGCCTGCACCGCGGCGCGCTGCTCGTCATGCAGCGGCGGCGCGGCCGATGGCGGCTGGGCGGGGCCGGCCGGCAGCAGGGTGCGCGCGGTGCGGCTGGCGTCGACCCAGCCGGCGGCCTGCCATTCGGCCAGCCGCGCCGGTGCCGCTGCGCACAGCACGCGGGCGTCGGCCAGCGTCAGCGGCTCGGCCGCGGCGGCGCGCTCGGCCAGCGCCTGCGCCAGGGCGCGCACGCTGCGTGCGCGTGGCGGCACGGCAGCCAGCAAGGCCTCTGCATGCCCAGGCAACAGGCGGTATTCGTCGGTGCGGGCACGCTGGGCCAGGCCTGACCAGCTCTCGGCCTCACGCAAGGCCGGCGGCAAGGCCGGCAGCATCACTTCGCCCAGGCGGCGCTGGTAGTAGCGCGCGGCAAAGGCGGCCAGCTCGATCCAGTCGGGCTGCAGCGGCGCCATCCAGTCCAGGCGCTGCGCCACCGGGCGCAGCCGGTCGGCGGGCACATCGGAGTGGTTGGCGTACGCCACCGCCACGCCGACCATGCTGCGGCGGCCGAACGGCACCACCACCAGGTCACCCGGGGCGACCTCGGGCGTGGCGAGATAGTCGAAGCAGTCGTCGGCGGGGGTGTCCAGCGCGACCCGGATGACCGGCTGGGCGGCGGCGGACGGCATCACGGCGCCCTCCGCCGTGCTGCCCTCGACCAGTGGGAGCGCGCCGCTAATTGGCGCCATGGGGCCCTTCCTGGTGCACCGCCTTTGCGCAACCTTTGTGCAACGGGCGGCAGGCGTAATGAGGGTGTAAATCTAGTGTGCGGCGCAACATCAACTTAAAGTAAAACTTCAAATGTGGCCCTAAGTCGATGATAGATGACTGGTTTTCCACTTATTCCACCGCCCCTGTGGATAACTTTGTTGAAAAGTCGCACTGGCTGACCGGAAAGCCCCGAGAAACAAGGGATCCACCGGCATCGGACCTTCCTTTGCAATTCTTCCAAAGCCTTAAAAATCAAAGGCTTGCAAACATCCCCCGGATAGGTTAGGGAATAACCCTGTTCCGCACTGCGGCAAACCTATCGGTGTGCATAAGTCAAGTGCCGCCAGTCAAGTCCGAGCACCTTTTTGGCGAATGCTGGCGAAAAAGTTAACTTGACAGGGTCTGGCGGCGCGGCTCCCGCAGCACTGGGTACGCTGGCGCGCCGGCGCGCTGCAGCGCGGGGCGCCGCAGCAGCAGCCAGGCCTACCGCATCCTGTCACCGTCACTTCTGCTCAGCGCGCAGCTTGCGGCTGTGGCGATGCACTTCATCCACCAGCAC harbors:
- a CDS encoding primosomal protein N': MAPISGALPLVEGSTAEGAVMPSAAAQPVIRVALDTPADDCFDYLATPEVAPGDLVVVPFGRRSMVGVAVAYANHSDVPADRLRPVAQRLDWMAPLQPDWIELAAFAARYYQRRLGEVMLPALPPALREAESWSGLAQRARTDEYRLLPGHAEALLAAVPPRARSVRALAQALAERAAAAEPLTLADARVLCAAAPARLAEWQAAGWVDASRTARTLLPAGPAQPPSAAPPLHDEQRAAVQAIAEAEGFAPFLLHGVTGSGKTEVYLHAMQAVLERDTQAQVLMLVPEINLTPQLQARIAARFPHLPLAVLHSGLADQERSLQWLAAHRGEARIVLGTRMAVMASLPALALIVVDEEHDTSYKQQEGLRYSARDLAVWRAKQRGIAVVLGSATPSMETWWRAGQGTYRKLVLRERAQAEATLPTVRLVDLNHERQRQRTLFEGLSVPLLEAIDARLARGEQSLLFLNRRGYAPVIACDSCGWLSGCPRCSAYLVLHRPERRLRCHHCGLEAPVPHHCPDCGNVDIAPLGRGTQRIEEALAARFPQARIARIDADSTRRKGSAQAMFDEVHAGEVDILVGTQMVAKGHDFQRVTLVGIVHPDAAMFSHDFRAAEHLFASLMQVAGRAGRAGLPGEVLIQTRYPDTPALQALTRHDYDGFAASQLRERRQAGLPPFCYQVLVTAEHGQLERALQFLEVARRHAETCALAAEVQLHDPVPMSMVRIFNRERAQMLVEATSRPVLQRFVAEWVQTFADVGTEAKGVRWQLEIDPLRI